One window of Streptomyces sp. NBC_00273 genomic DNA carries:
- a CDS encoding YdcF family protein: MVAFALAAVLFLAFCISVRQDRRRFSNAVLLGLTFLSAFSALFLQVVKLPTWAAVTVLVLVFASPVFAALALGVFLVRNGMVMIRKEGFRPANLLSMLAGLTIFGLIALLVLVGVVGSPLLGGVAGTVTVVAGYVSFVFFCFLGYAFLYGRIKVRGDVDHVVMLGSGLIGGDRVPPLLASRLRKGQQIYEAQLARSGRPPFLLVSGGKGSDEKVSEARAMADWLIAQGVPEQHVVLEDRSTTTEENMLFSRDVMTAHDPAYRCVVVTNNFHAFRAAMLARKTGVNGQVLGSPTAKYYWPSATIREFVAVFWEHRIVNLSICALLTVFGALGTLAAVLV; the protein is encoded by the coding sequence ATGGTCGCCTTCGCGCTTGCCGCCGTGCTCTTCCTCGCCTTCTGCATCAGTGTCCGGCAGGACCGGCGCCGCTTCAGCAACGCCGTGCTCCTGGGGCTGACTTTCCTCAGCGCGTTCTCCGCACTGTTCCTCCAGGTCGTCAAGCTGCCCACCTGGGCGGCCGTCACGGTGCTCGTGCTCGTCTTCGCCTCACCCGTGTTCGCGGCCCTGGCCCTGGGCGTCTTCCTCGTCCGCAACGGCATGGTCATGATCCGCAAGGAGGGGTTCCGGCCGGCCAACCTGCTGTCGATGCTCGCGGGCCTCACGATCTTCGGGCTGATCGCGCTGCTGGTCCTCGTCGGCGTGGTCGGCTCGCCCCTCCTCGGGGGCGTCGCCGGAACGGTCACCGTGGTCGCCGGCTACGTCTCCTTCGTCTTCTTCTGCTTCCTCGGCTACGCCTTCCTCTACGGCCGGATCAAGGTGCGCGGCGACGTCGACCACGTGGTCATGCTGGGCTCGGGCCTGATCGGCGGCGACCGCGTGCCGCCGCTGCTGGCCTCCCGCCTGCGCAAGGGGCAGCAGATCTACGAGGCCCAGCTGGCCCGGAGCGGCCGGCCGCCGTTCCTCCTGGTCTCGGGCGGCAAGGGCTCGGACGAGAAGGTCTCCGAGGCCCGGGCGATGGCGGACTGGCTGATCGCGCAGGGCGTGCCCGAGCAGCACGTCGTGCTGGAGGACCGCTCCACCACGACCGAGGAGAACATGCTCTTCAGCCGGGACGTCATGACGGCGCACGATCCGGCCTACCGGTGCGTGGTGGTCACCAACAACTTCCACGCCTTCCGGGCGGCGATGCTGGCCCGCAAGACCGGCGTCAACGGGCAGGTACTGGGCTCCCCCACCGCGAAGTACTACTGGCCGAGCGCCACCATCCGCGAGTTCGTCGCGGTCTTCTGGGAGCACCGGATCGTGAACCTGTCGATCTGCGCCCTGCTCACCGTCTTCGGCGCGCTCGGCACGCTGGCGGCGGTCCTCGTCTGA
- a CDS encoding carbohydrate-binding protein, with amino-acid sequence MLKRHARAACTALAAAGLLLAGTGGATADPTPAAPSAAATLRTADAPPELLAAMQRDLGLTPTQAKARLIHEAEAGATAARLRDRLGAAFAGAWVDGADSGTLTVATTRAADTAAIRATGARAKLVARTLADLDADRAALDRAAGPATPVRYVDPRSNTLVVEETGAGAAAALLAATGTDPAAVTVVRTAGAPRPLYDLRGGDAYYMNGSGRCSVGFPVTKGSVNGFATAGHCGRAGTTTSGFNQVSQGSFQASVFPGNDMAWVAANAQWTATPYVKGSGGANVQVTGSVLQPVGASVCRTGSTTGWHCGTIQQHDTSVTYPEGTISGVTRTTVCAEPGDSGGSYLSGSQAQGVTSGGSGNCSSGGTTFFQPLNPILSAYGLTLKVSGSDPGPGPGPGDPEPGGTWKAGTVYAAGATVTHGGSTYRCLQGHQAQPGWEPPNVPALWQRV; translated from the coding sequence ATGCTCAAGCGACACGCCCGCGCGGCGTGTACCGCCCTGGCCGCCGCCGGGCTGCTGCTGGCCGGGACCGGCGGCGCCACCGCCGATCCCACCCCCGCCGCGCCCTCCGCGGCGGCCACCCTGCGCACCGCCGACGCCCCGCCCGAGCTGCTCGCCGCGATGCAGCGCGACCTCGGCCTGACCCCCACGCAGGCCAAGGCACGACTGATCCACGAGGCCGAGGCGGGGGCCACCGCCGCCCGGCTGCGCGACCGGCTCGGCGCCGCCTTCGCCGGGGCCTGGGTGGACGGGGCCGACTCGGGCACCCTCACCGTGGCCACCACCCGGGCCGCCGACACCGCCGCGATACGGGCCACCGGGGCCCGGGCGAAGCTGGTCGCCCGCACCCTGGCCGACCTGGACGCCGACCGGGCCGCCCTGGACCGGGCCGCCGGTCCCGCGACCCCGGTCCGCTACGTCGACCCGCGCTCCAACACCCTCGTCGTCGAGGAGACGGGGGCGGGGGCGGCGGCCGCGCTGCTGGCCGCCACCGGGACCGACCCGGCCGCCGTCACGGTGGTCCGTACGGCCGGGGCCCCGCGCCCGCTGTACGACCTGCGCGGCGGGGACGCGTACTACATGAACGGCAGCGGCCGCTGCTCCGTCGGCTTCCCCGTCACCAAGGGCTCCGTGAACGGCTTCGCCACCGCCGGGCACTGCGGGCGCGCCGGAACCACCACCAGCGGCTTCAACCAGGTGTCCCAGGGCTCCTTCCAGGCCTCGGTCTTCCCCGGCAACGACATGGCCTGGGTGGCCGCGAACGCCCAGTGGACCGCGACCCCCTACGTGAAGGGCAGTGGCGGGGCGAACGTGCAGGTCACCGGCTCGGTGCTGCAGCCGGTCGGGGCCTCGGTATGCCGTACCGGATCGACCACCGGATGGCACTGCGGCACGATCCAGCAGCACGACACCAGCGTCACCTACCCCGAGGGCACCATCTCCGGGGTGACCCGTACGACGGTCTGCGCCGAGCCGGGCGACTCGGGCGGCTCCTACCTCTCCGGGAGCCAGGCCCAGGGCGTCACCTCGGGCGGCTCCGGCAACTGCTCCAGCGGCGGGACCACCTTCTTCCAGCCGCTCAACCCGATCCTGTCCGCGTACGGGCTGACCCTCAAGGTCAGCGGCAGCGACCCCGGCCCGGGCCCCGGACCGGGCGACCCCGAGCCGGGCGGCACCTGGAAGGCGGGCACCGTCTACGCGGCCGGCGCCACCGTCACCCACGGCGGCTCGACCTACCGCTGCCTCCAGGGGCACCAGGCCCAGCCGGGCTGGGAGCCGCCGAACGTCCCGGCGCTCTGGCAGCGGGTCTGA
- a CDS encoding LysR family transcriptional regulator codes for MDLELRHLKIVRAVADAGSLTRAATALGLAQPALSTQLKRIERALGGTLFLRGRDGVRATALGELVLERARVLLPAVCELQEDAQRFARQGAHGYRLGGTHGPLLGGLVDRLAHEEPGVPVMTYTSWSEKEVAAGVADGRLDFALVGVCGESAPPEPGRLAWMEVARDPVYVMLAEDHPLAPAPRTEIELAELAAEAWTDVPGDGCFGDCFAAACVRAGFTPACVYETDTASCVHLVQVGRAVGLCRATFPVTPGVVARPLAGTPLVWRHLLGWHPAARVAARAADVLGHVRAAHAEALARSAGAVALPAA; via the coding sequence ATGGATCTGGAGCTGAGGCACCTCAAGATCGTCCGGGCCGTCGCCGACGCCGGGAGCCTGACGCGGGCCGCCACCGCGCTCGGCCTCGCGCAGCCCGCGCTCAGTACGCAGCTCAAGCGCATCGAGCGGGCGCTGGGCGGGACGCTGTTCCTGCGGGGGCGCGACGGCGTACGGGCCACCGCGCTCGGCGAGCTGGTGCTGGAGCGGGCCAGGGTGCTGCTGCCCGCCGTGTGCGAGCTGCAGGAGGACGCGCAGCGCTTCGCCCGCCAGGGGGCGCACGGCTACCGGCTCGGCGGCACGCACGGACCGCTGCTGGGCGGGCTCGTGGACCGGCTCGCGCACGAGGAGCCGGGTGTGCCGGTGATGACGTACACCTCCTGGTCGGAGAAGGAGGTCGCCGCCGGCGTCGCCGACGGCCGCCTGGACTTCGCACTGGTCGGGGTCTGCGGGGAGAGCGCGCCGCCCGAGCCGGGGCGCCTCGCGTGGATGGAGGTGGCGCGCGACCCCGTGTACGTGATGCTGGCCGAGGACCATCCCCTCGCCCCGGCTCCGCGTACCGAGATCGAACTGGCCGAGCTGGCCGCCGAGGCGTGGACGGACGTCCCCGGCGACGGGTGTTTCGGCGACTGCTTCGCCGCGGCCTGCGTGCGGGCCGGGTTCACGCCCGCCTGCGTCTACGAGACCGACACCGCCTCCTGCGTGCACCTGGTGCAGGTGGGGCGGGCGGTCGGACTGTGCCGGGCCACGTTCCCGGTGACCCCGGGGGTGGTCGCGCGACCCCTCGCCGGGACCCCGCTCGTGTGGCGGCACCTGCTGGGCTGGCATCCTGCCGCGCGGGTCGCTGCGCGGGCCGCCGATGTACTCGGCCATGTGCGGGCCGCGCATGCGGAGGCGTTGGCCAGGTCGGCCGGAGCCGTTGCCTTGCCGGCGGCTTAG
- a CDS encoding nitroreductase/quinone reductase family protein encodes MHALEVDWDHPTDPRPGPRLDHVRAYVSTAGADGHLWHGVRTLLLTTLDRASGRPVRTPLIYGEDAGRHIVLASAYGAPDHPRWYRNLTDHPEVRLQVGAAAFTARARTATPQEREVYWEMMTALWPPFEDDRAAARPREIPLVILERAG; translated from the coding sequence ATGCACGCACTCGAAGTCGACTGGGACCACCCCACCGACCCGCGCCCCGGCCCACGGCTCGACCACGTACGCGCCTACGTGAGCACCGCGGGAGCCGACGGGCACCTCTGGCACGGGGTCCGCACCCTCCTGCTGACCACGCTCGACCGCGCCAGCGGCCGCCCCGTCCGCACCCCGCTGATCTACGGCGAGGACGCCGGTCGGCACATCGTCCTGGCCTCCGCCTACGGCGCCCCGGACCACCCCCGCTGGTACCGGAACCTCACCGACCACCCGGAGGTCCGCCTCCAGGTCGGCGCCGCCGCCTTCACGGCGCGGGCGCGCACCGCCACGCCCCAGGAACGCGAGGTGTACTGGGAGATGATGACGGCCCTGTGGCCCCCGTTCGAGGACGACCGCGCCGCGGCCCGACCCCGCGAGATCCCGCTGGTGATCCTGGAGCGCGCGGGCTGA
- a CDS encoding GNAT family N-acetyltransferase — MEYRYAAEADAPAMAELFAANHHDALTERQRAEQGFVQGRFDVGALRTMVGARELLVADDGGRIVGLLALAAPANLADPSPPVAGLLQAQGALEWQGRPLAEARWLLYGPVVVAAAYRGRGVARALFTMAVAAASERAEVVVAFIEAGNAPSWKVHVDGFGMVPLGDFVAGGRTYSAVAAPTF; from the coding sequence ATGGAGTACCGGTACGCCGCCGAGGCCGATGCGCCCGCCATGGCTGAGCTCTTCGCCGCCAACCACCACGACGCGCTGACGGAACGGCAGCGGGCCGAGCAGGGTTTCGTCCAGGGCCGCTTCGACGTCGGTGCGCTACGGACGATGGTCGGTGCGCGGGAGCTGCTGGTCGCGGACGACGGAGGCCGGATCGTCGGGCTGCTCGCGCTGGCCGCGCCGGCGAATCTGGCCGACCCGTCGCCGCCGGTCGCGGGCCTGCTCCAGGCCCAGGGGGCCTTGGAGTGGCAGGGGCGCCCGCTGGCCGAGGCGCGGTGGCTGCTCTACGGGCCGGTGGTGGTCGCCGCCGCGTACCGGGGGCGCGGTGTGGCCCGGGCGCTGTTCACCATGGCCGTAGCGGCGGCCTCGGAGCGCGCCGAAGTCGTGGTCGCCTTCATCGAGGCCGGGAACGCACCGTCCTGGAAGGTGCACGTCGACGGCTTCGGCATGGTCCCGCTGGGCGACTTCGTCGCGGGCGGGCGCACCTACAGCGCGGTCGCCGCACCGACGTTCTGA